The following proteins come from a genomic window of Pyxidicoccus sp. MSG2:
- a CDS encoding glycosyltransferase family 4 protein: MKVLLVGDYPPPYGGVAIHVQQLHGYLRGCGVEAKVLDIGKGGRPAPDVIPTRSPASFALRLAGFISSGWTVHVHTSGNNPKSWVLAGMVGGLPGFRSARIITLHSGLLPDYLAASGARRNFARVALAGYARVVAVSNAVKDAIVACGVPEEKVVVHPAFLSSQVRPGTVPAVVEAARARRKPLLAMAHHPSPVYGRKLAFRALKLLAKERPDVGLALFGPGTDSEEFIRDARESGVAGNLEVLGELEHSAALGLMARSDAFLRPTTHDGDSISVREALALGVPCVASDVCVRPEGTRVFATEDAQDLARAVREAVTAGPAIQPTMDVGPELLALYTGTIPFKKSDDEAFDTGETRHAAQ; this comes from the coding sequence ATGAAGGTGCTCCTGGTCGGCGACTACCCGCCTCCGTACGGCGGTGTAGCCATCCACGTACAACAGCTACACGGTTACCTGCGCGGCTGCGGGGTCGAAGCGAAGGTGCTGGACATCGGGAAGGGCGGCCGGCCGGCTCCGGACGTCATCCCGACGCGCAGTCCTGCTTCTTTCGCTCTGCGGCTGGCGGGGTTCATCTCCTCGGGGTGGACGGTGCACGTCCACACCAGCGGCAACAACCCGAAGTCCTGGGTTCTGGCGGGTATGGTAGGCGGGCTGCCCGGGTTCCGGTCGGCCCGTATCATCACCCTCCACTCGGGGCTGCTGCCGGACTACCTGGCGGCGTCCGGGGCCCGGCGCAACTTCGCTCGCGTGGCGCTGGCCGGCTACGCGCGCGTGGTGGCGGTGTCCAACGCGGTGAAGGACGCCATCGTCGCGTGCGGCGTGCCGGAGGAGAAGGTCGTCGTCCATCCGGCCTTCCTGTCCTCGCAGGTGAGGCCGGGCACTGTGCCCGCGGTGGTGGAGGCGGCGCGGGCCCGGCGCAAGCCGCTGCTGGCCATGGCGCACCACCCTTCGCCCGTGTACGGGCGGAAACTGGCGTTCCGCGCGCTGAAGCTCCTCGCGAAGGAGCGCCCGGACGTGGGTCTGGCCCTCTTCGGGCCGGGGACGGATTCGGAGGAGTTCATCCGCGACGCGCGTGAATCGGGCGTGGCGGGAAACCTCGAGGTGCTGGGGGAACTGGAGCACTCGGCGGCGCTCGGACTGATGGCCCGCAGTGATGCCTTCCTCCGGCCCACCACGCACGACGGGGACTCCATCTCCGTGCGTGAGGCGCTGGCCCTGGGCGTGCCCTGCGTGGCCAGCGACGTGTGCGTCCGTCCCGAGGGGACCCGGGTGTTCGCCACGGAGGATGCGCAGGACCTGGCCCGCGCGGTGCGCGAGGCCGTGACGGCGGGGCCGGCGATACAGCCGACGATGGACGTGGGGCCCGAGTTGCTCGCGCTCTACACCGGGACAATTCCTTTCAAGAAGTCAGACGACGAAGCCTTCGATACAGGAGAGACGAGACATGCGGCGCAGTGA
- a CDS encoding serine O-acetyltransferase: MGVDAMTLYRLARGLKRRGVPLLPAVLRKAIYYLHSSYIPEDAEIGEGTQLGYGGIGVVIHKAAKVGKNCLISQQVTIGGRSGLEGAPVIGDYVRIGAGAKILGNIRIGDFAVIGANAVVLKDVASGTVVAGVPAKVIRQDPDPLTTYQREMGLLPQRTPLSAVPPPASMRQ; the protein is encoded by the coding sequence ATGGGTGTCGACGCGATGACGTTGTACCGGCTCGCGCGCGGACTGAAGAGGCGGGGCGTGCCCCTGCTTCCGGCCGTGCTTCGCAAGGCCATCTACTATTTGCACAGCTCGTACATCCCCGAGGATGCGGAGATCGGGGAAGGGACGCAGCTCGGCTACGGCGGTATCGGCGTGGTCATCCACAAGGCGGCGAAGGTGGGGAAGAACTGCCTCATCTCGCAGCAGGTGACCATCGGCGGGCGCTCGGGCCTCGAGGGTGCGCCGGTCATCGGTGACTACGTGCGCATCGGCGCCGGGGCGAAGATTCTCGGCAACATCCGCATTGGCGACTTCGCGGTGATTGGCGCCAACGCGGTGGTGCTGAAGGACGTGGCCTCGGGCACGGTGGTGGCGGGTGTTCCGGCGAAGGTGATTCGCCAGGACCCGGACCCACTCACCACGTACCAGCGGGAAATGGGGCTCCTGCCCCAGCGCACGCCGCTGTCCGCGGTGCCGCCACCCGCCTCCATGCGGCAGTAG
- the exoL gene encoding spore coat polysaccharide deacetylase ExoL produces the protein MAAYRRVQSGGRRILIVSYHRVVSDFTGELQRSIPGLLISQETFRKHLEEANAAGYELTSIGDAVDVMAGRRTARKDLCVVTFDDGYRDVYRYAYPVLKQMGVPAITYLPTAFIGTDKRFNHDRLFHLLHRVQQRRFRPLYDALPGPSLELLGPILSGQKTVSAALDDFIGEYPTRVLTDIIDALEQQLGGGKDLVPEQGDVMGWDEVRRMARDGFEFGAHTLGHTVLTLEPQAVVEREILESKRTIEREVGITVRDFAYCNGWYSDEVIRVLSSNGFRSGVTTEDFPNRIGGDPFTLKRKVLWENFSLGMTGDYSPSLTACQFDDCFGVLGMSHPVPGKRPHHLGNSLSGVSPAVAANIIIPEAATSPVKEAP, from the coding sequence ATGGCGGCATACCGCCGCGTCCAGTCCGGCGGGCGGCGCATCCTCATCGTCAGCTACCACCGCGTGGTGAGCGACTTCACGGGGGAATTGCAGCGCTCCATCCCCGGGCTCCTCATCTCCCAGGAGACGTTCCGCAAGCACCTGGAGGAGGCGAACGCGGCGGGCTACGAGCTGACCTCCATCGGTGACGCGGTGGACGTCATGGCCGGACGGCGCACCGCGAGGAAGGACCTGTGCGTCGTCACCTTCGATGACGGCTACCGCGACGTGTACCGGTACGCGTACCCCGTCCTGAAGCAGATGGGCGTGCCGGCCATCACCTACCTTCCGACGGCGTTCATCGGCACGGACAAGCGCTTCAACCACGACCGGCTCTTCCACCTGCTCCACCGCGTCCAGCAGCGCCGCTTCCGGCCGCTGTACGACGCGCTGCCCGGGCCGTCGCTGGAGCTGCTCGGGCCCATCCTCTCCGGGCAGAAGACGGTGTCCGCGGCGCTGGACGACTTCATCGGCGAGTACCCCACGCGCGTGCTCACGGACATCATCGACGCGCTGGAGCAGCAGCTCGGCGGCGGCAAGGACCTGGTGCCGGAGCAGGGCGACGTCATGGGCTGGGACGAGGTGCGCCGCATGGCGCGCGACGGCTTCGAGTTCGGCGCGCACACGCTCGGCCACACCGTGCTCACGCTGGAGCCGCAGGCGGTGGTGGAGCGCGAGATTCTGGAGTCCAAGCGCACGATTGAGCGCGAGGTGGGCATCACCGTGCGCGACTTCGCGTACTGCAACGGCTGGTACTCGGACGAGGTCATCCGCGTGCTGTCGTCCAACGGCTTCCGCTCGGGCGTGACGACGGAGGACTTCCCCAACCGCATCGGTGGGGACCCGTTCACCCTCAAGCGCAAGGTGCTCTGGGAGAACTTCAGCCTGGGCATGACGGGGGACTACTCGCCGTCGCTCACCGCGTGCCAGTTCGACGACTGCTTCGGGGTGCTCGGCATGAGCCACCCGGTGCCGGGCAAGCGTCCGCACCACCTCGGCAACTCGTTGTCCGGGGTGAGCCCGGCGGTTGCGGCCAACATCATCATCCCGGAGGCGGCGACGTCGCCGGTGAAGGAGGCTCCGTGA
- the ccmA gene encoding heme ABC exporter ATP-binding protein CcmA has protein sequence MPSPSAPALALHDVSKRYGRRWALARLTYALPAGRSLLLTGHNGSGKTTLLRLLATALSPTAGRVEVLGRDAVVDREAVRRDVALLSHASFLYEDLTALQNLTFLARLLGIPSPEDAASALLTRVGLTRRSDSPVRGFSAGMRKRLAIARLLLKTPSIALLDEPFGELDPQGIRDMEGIIAELKAGGVTVILATHLVEQGMSLCEERLHLQDGRAVAA, from the coding sequence ATGCCTTCCCCTTCCGCCCCCGCGCTCGCGCTGCACGACGTCAGCAAGCGCTATGGGCGCCGCTGGGCCCTGGCGCGTCTCACCTACGCGCTCCCCGCCGGCCGCTCTCTGTTGCTCACCGGACACAACGGCTCCGGGAAGACCACCCTGCTGCGCCTCCTGGCCACCGCGCTCAGCCCCACCGCGGGCCGCGTGGAAGTCCTGGGCCGCGACGCGGTGGTGGACCGGGAGGCCGTGCGCCGCGACGTGGCGCTCCTGTCCCACGCCAGCTTCCTCTACGAGGACCTCACCGCGCTGCAGAACCTCACCTTCCTCGCGCGGCTGCTCGGCATCCCCTCTCCGGAGGACGCCGCCAGCGCGCTGCTCACCCGCGTGGGCCTCACCCGCCGCTCGGACAGCCCGGTGCGCGGCTTCAGCGCCGGCATGCGCAAGCGGCTCGCCATTGCCCGGCTGCTCCTGAAGACCCCCTCCATCGCCCTGCTGGACGAGCCCTTCGGTGAGCTGGACCCGCAGGGCATCCGCGACATGGAGGGCATCATCGCGGAGCTGAAGGCCGGGGGCGTCACCGTCATCCTCGCCACCCACCTGGTCGAGCAGGGCATGTCCCTGTGCGAGGAGCGCCTCCACCTGCAGGACGGGCGGGCGGTGGCCGCATGA
- a CDS encoding heme exporter protein CcmB, producing the protein MSTPPRPRPVGLIPATLALLRKDLLIEWRTRARLNAIIFFALATLLMFSFALGPDTKLLEKNAGGYYWLAILFASVLSLGESFRVESENACLDGVRLAPADARAIFLSKALGNTLLLTALGALIFPVMVALYGVGVATSVADLGLILLLGCLALSAPGTVYAAISSNARARDVLLPLLLFPLVIPALLSAAKATTLVLQGDPMNQLGSWLGLLSGFNLIYWGVGFLLFPRIIED; encoded by the coding sequence ATGAGCACCCCGCCCCGCCCGCGCCCCGTCGGCCTCATCCCCGCCACCCTGGCGCTCTTGCGCAAGGACCTGCTCATCGAGTGGCGCACCCGCGCGCGCCTCAACGCCATCATCTTCTTCGCGCTGGCCACGCTGCTGATGTTCTCCTTCGCGCTCGGGCCGGACACGAAGCTGCTGGAGAAGAACGCGGGCGGCTACTACTGGCTGGCCATCCTCTTCGCCAGCGTGCTGTCCCTGGGCGAGTCCTTCCGCGTGGAGTCGGAGAACGCATGCCTGGATGGCGTGAGGCTCGCTCCCGCCGACGCGCGCGCCATCTTCCTCTCCAAGGCCCTGGGCAACACGCTGCTGCTCACGGCCCTGGGCGCCCTCATCTTCCCCGTCATGGTGGCCCTGTACGGCGTCGGCGTCGCCACCAGCGTGGCGGACCTGGGCCTCATCCTGCTGCTCGGCTGTCTGGCCCTCAGCGCGCCGGGCACTGTCTACGCGGCGATTTCCAGCAACGCCCGTGCACGGGACGTGTTGCTGCCTCTGCTATTGTTCCCGCTCGTCATTCCGGCCCTCCTCTCCGCAGCCAAGGCGACGACCCTCGTCCTGCAGGGTGACCCCATGAATCAGCTAGGCTCATGGCTGGGGCTTTTGAGTGGATTCAATCTGATTTACTGGGGCGTAGGCTTCCTGCTGTTCCCGCGGATCATCGAGGACTGA
- the ccsA gene encoding cytochrome c biogenesis protein CcsA: MNKFVKWGLPVLALGLLGAGWWLGLAWAPPDREMGDVQRIMYVHVPLQWMAMLTMFINFVAAVSYLLKSKASWALDSTAEAAAEIGVLLGTAGMITGAIWGRPTWGVYWSWDPRLTSEAIMLVTYAGYLVLRRFVEDPDKRATWSAVVAIIGAINLPIVWFSVRWWRSLHQVQSSPKTVDPQMVLPLRVSAFGMLALTLFFLVVRYRQAMAERRAEVALPEALPGDLSSPVAHNPSKVA, encoded by the coding sequence ATGAACAAGTTCGTCAAGTGGGGCCTGCCGGTGCTGGCCCTGGGCCTGCTGGGTGCGGGCTGGTGGCTGGGGCTGGCCTGGGCGCCTCCGGACCGGGAGATGGGCGACGTCCAGCGCATCATGTACGTCCACGTGCCGCTCCAGTGGATGGCCATGCTGACCATGTTCATCAACTTCGTGGCGGCGGTGTCGTACCTGCTCAAGAGCAAGGCGAGCTGGGCGCTGGACTCCACGGCGGAGGCGGCGGCGGAGATTGGCGTGCTGCTGGGCACCGCGGGGATGATTACCGGCGCCATCTGGGGCCGGCCCACGTGGGGGGTGTACTGGTCCTGGGACCCGCGCCTCACGTCCGAAGCCATCATGCTGGTGACGTACGCGGGCTACCTCGTGCTGCGGCGCTTCGTGGAGGACCCGGACAAGCGCGCCACGTGGAGCGCGGTGGTGGCCATCATCGGCGCCATCAACCTGCCCATCGTCTGGTTCTCCGTGCGCTGGTGGCGCAGCCTGCACCAGGTGCAGTCCAGCCCGAAGACGGTGGACCCGCAGATGGTGCTGCCCCTGCGCGTGTCGGCCTTCGGCATGCTGGCACTCACCCTCTTCTTCCTGGTGGTGCGCTACCGGCAGGCCATGGCCGAGCGCCGGGCCGAGGTGGCCCTCCCCGAGGCGCTGCCCGGCGACCTGTCCTCGCCGGTGGCCCACAACCCCTCGAAGGTGGCCTGA
- a CDS encoding cytochrome c maturation protein CcmE — protein sequence MSPVARNRLIALGALLVAGAGLAFVAFGDIGNNLVYYWSPSEMLSQGDRAYTATIRLGGVVQPGSIQWNAEHTTLHFRVADGPKEGAASVLVRSTETPPQMFRDKIGVVVEGTYDKSGVFSSNRLMVNHSNEYRAPKEGEDPNKWRETLSDATTASTGAK from the coding sequence ATGTCGCCCGTCGCCCGAAACCGACTCATCGCCCTGGGGGCCCTGCTCGTGGCAGGCGCCGGCCTCGCCTTCGTCGCCTTTGGCGATATCGGCAACAACCTCGTCTATTACTGGAGCCCCTCGGAGATGCTGTCCCAGGGGGACCGCGCCTACACCGCCACCATCCGCCTGGGCGGCGTGGTGCAGCCGGGCAGCATCCAGTGGAACGCGGAGCACACCACGCTCCACTTCCGCGTGGCGGACGGCCCCAAGGAGGGCGCGGCCAGCGTGCTGGTGCGCTCCACCGAGACGCCCCCGCAGATGTTCCGCGACAAGATTGGCGTCGTGGTGGAGGGCACCTACGACAAGTCCGGCGTCTTCAGCTCCAACCGGCTGATGGTGAACCACTCCAACGAGTACCGCGCCCCGAAAGAGGGCGAGGACCCGAACAAGTGGCGTGAGACGCTCTCCGACGCCACCACGGCCAGCACGGGGGCGAAGTGA
- a CDS encoding heme lyase CcmF/NrfE family subunit, which translates to MNGTLGNGLVLAGLAFAAFGAIVGLASGLRRSEAGFPWVMRAVWGFAACMVGANLTMVHALVTNDFSVKYVTQVGSLDTPLLYKVVSLWSALEGSILFWGLIMGSYIAAFAFIHRREHARYMQLALGTMLAVGVFFAFLIAGPANPWGAVFPVPADGPGPNPLLQNHILMVIHPPMLYMGYVGMTVPFGVAVAGLLRGEIGEAWMAPLRRWTLVAWVFLSVGIILGAWWAYAVLGWGGYWAWDPVENASFLPWLTATAFMHSTMVQERKRMLKLWTLSLALASFVLTILGTFMTRSGIFNSVHSFTQSDIGPTFLVFLGILLVVCIGLLASRGHLLVPEGRLSSAMSRETSILVNNLVFVAITFTVLLGTLYPLVSEAVRGIRVSVGEPYFNKMAVPGGIAVLFLMGVGPVLPWGTPDKATLRRQFIIPAVVGLLVTAACYASGLRGTYPLLTFGLAGFVTVVTLRELVAPVRVRMSERKEGFVTALMTSATKAQRRFGGYVVHLGIVLIIVAVAASSAYVKHTSGTVRKGESLELDGYQMKYQGLVSGEEPHRTYVAARLEVTAPNGTWSEQRPRLNYYERSTDPIGTPAVRETAAEDLYISMMAFSEQAGTASFNVWVFPLVGWIWWSIPLLVLGTLISIWPRRKAAVAMATASDVGAAPPLAGGDAERGAA; encoded by the coding sequence GTGAACGGGACCCTTGGAAACGGCCTGGTGCTCGCGGGGCTCGCCTTCGCGGCCTTCGGCGCCATCGTCGGTCTGGCCAGCGGGCTGCGCCGCAGCGAGGCGGGCTTCCCGTGGGTGATGCGCGCGGTGTGGGGCTTCGCCGCCTGCATGGTGGGCGCGAACCTGACCATGGTGCACGCGCTGGTCACCAACGACTTCAGCGTGAAGTACGTGACGCAGGTGGGCAGCCTCGACACGCCGCTGCTCTACAAGGTGGTGTCGCTGTGGAGCGCCCTGGAGGGGTCCATCCTCTTCTGGGGCCTCATCATGGGCAGCTACATCGCCGCCTTCGCCTTCATCCACCGGCGCGAGCACGCGCGGTACATGCAACTGGCGCTGGGCACCATGCTGGCGGTGGGCGTCTTCTTCGCCTTCCTCATCGCCGGCCCGGCCAACCCGTGGGGCGCCGTCTTCCCGGTGCCCGCGGACGGCCCCGGCCCCAACCCGCTGCTGCAGAACCACATCCTCATGGTCATCCACCCGCCCATGCTCTACATGGGCTACGTGGGCATGACGGTGCCCTTCGGCGTCGCGGTGGCGGGCCTCTTGCGCGGCGAGATTGGCGAGGCGTGGATGGCGCCCCTGCGTCGCTGGACGCTGGTGGCGTGGGTCTTCCTCTCCGTCGGCATCATCCTCGGCGCCTGGTGGGCGTATGCCGTCCTCGGCTGGGGCGGCTACTGGGCGTGGGACCCGGTGGAGAACGCGTCCTTCCTGCCGTGGCTGACGGCGACGGCGTTCATGCACTCCACCATGGTGCAGGAGCGCAAGCGGATGCTGAAGCTGTGGACGCTCAGCCTCGCGCTCGCGTCCTTCGTGCTCACGATTCTGGGCACGTTCATGACCCGCTCGGGCATCTTCAACTCGGTGCACTCCTTCACCCAGTCGGACATCGGGCCCACCTTCCTGGTGTTCCTCGGCATCCTGCTGGTGGTGTGCATCGGCCTCCTGGCGTCGCGCGGCCACCTGCTGGTTCCGGAGGGGCGGCTGAGCTCCGCCATGTCCCGCGAGACGAGCATCCTGGTGAACAACCTGGTGTTCGTGGCGATTACCTTCACGGTGCTCCTGGGCACGCTGTACCCGCTGGTGTCGGAAGCGGTGCGCGGCATCCGCGTCTCCGTGGGTGAGCCCTACTTCAACAAGATGGCGGTGCCGGGCGGCATCGCGGTGCTCTTCCTGATGGGCGTGGGCCCGGTGCTTCCGTGGGGCACGCCGGACAAGGCCACGCTGCGCCGGCAGTTCATCATCCCCGCGGTGGTGGGCCTGCTGGTGACGGCGGCCTGCTACGCCTCGGGGCTGCGCGGCACCTACCCGCTCCTGACCTTCGGCCTGGCGGGCTTCGTCACCGTGGTCACCCTGCGCGAACTGGTGGCGCCGGTGCGCGTGCGCATGTCCGAGCGCAAGGAAGGCTTCGTCACCGCGCTGATGACGAGCGCCACCAAGGCGCAGCGCCGCTTCGGCGGCTACGTGGTGCACCTGGGCATCGTCCTCATCATCGTCGCCGTGGCCGCGTCGTCCGCGTACGTGAAGCACACGTCCGGCACGGTGCGGAAGGGCGAGAGCCTGGAGCTGGACGGCTACCAGATGAAGTACCAGGGGCTGGTCAGCGGCGAGGAGCCGCACCGCACCTACGTGGCGGCGCGCCTGGAGGTGACGGCGCCCAACGGCACCTGGTCCGAGCAGCGCCCGCGCCTCAACTACTACGAGCGGAGCACGGACCCCATCGGCACCCCGGCGGTGCGCGAGACGGCGGCCGAGGACCTCTACATCTCCATGATGGCCTTCTCCGAGCAGGCCGGCACGGCGAGCTTCAACGTCTGGGTCTTCCCGCTGGTGGGGTGGATCTGGTGGAGCATCCCCCTGCTGGTGCTGGGCACGCTCATCTCCATCTGGCCGCGCCGCAAGGCGGCGGTGGCGATGGCGACCGCTTCGGACGTGGGCGCGGCGCCTCCGCTGGCCGGGGGTGACGCGGAACGGGGGGCGGCTTAA
- a CDS encoding TlpA family protein disulfide reductase has product MGRWRYTLGFAVLCAGLLAVLYKGFGRDPHEVPFMLKGKPAPGFSLRALDSGERVSLSDLKGRPVVINFWASWCGPCQMEHPVLEWGAREFGSQAVFLGVVFEDTEDNARQFLTRHGASFPQLTDPRSRMAVDYGVAGVPETYFIDPSGVIRGKHVGPIDPQTLALRIRELTGKVPEAPAEAAR; this is encoded by the coding sequence ATGGGACGCTGGCGCTACACCCTGGGCTTCGCCGTGCTGTGCGCGGGCCTGCTGGCCGTGCTCTACAAGGGCTTCGGTAGAGATCCTCACGAGGTGCCCTTCATGCTGAAGGGCAAGCCCGCCCCGGGCTTCTCGCTGCGCGCGCTGGACAGCGGCGAGCGGGTGAGCCTGTCGGACCTGAAGGGTCGCCCGGTGGTCATCAACTTCTGGGCGTCCTGGTGCGGGCCGTGCCAGATGGAGCACCCGGTGCTGGAGTGGGGCGCGCGCGAGTTCGGCTCGCAGGCGGTGTTCCTGGGCGTCGTCTTCGAGGACACCGAGGACAACGCGCGCCAGTTCCTCACGCGGCACGGGGCCAGCTTCCCGCAGCTCACGGACCCGCGCTCGCGCATGGCGGTGGACTACGGCGTGGCGGGCGTGCCGGAGACGTACTTCATCGACCCGAGCGGCGTCATCCGGGGCAAGCACGTGGGCCCCATCGACCCGCAGACGCTGGCCCTGCGCATCCGGGAGCTGACGGGGAAGGTCCCCGAGGCTCCCGCCGAGGCCGCGCGCTAG
- a CDS encoding zinc ribbon domain-containing protein, which produces MRCPECGEASDARLKYCENCGAKMPERPQATGARPAVRPSRPSRKTEEPAYAAEILEEVEERSQAYAVGAAPTLDPEEKTDPGQARAPYEGPKWLEYVPAHSPTVAGVGVLAVALVLSILPFFSGPGVPGSLLALVAGALLVARELRAAGQAPAFTERVPEVLLRPEAMAISTVVLAAVAVRMLGFGLTPLLWVAGVGLLGYDQWKQGLFSEDVVGRYFEPRRLLVMPRLAALVGVSVCLLSLFASWATVRSELGALPENAPVPQGPPELRVARVIRPTDDVLYSRGGDVTLLSGWDLPASVVPALALLVVLAMLALRPEVERPSWARFVPAGAVGLSLVWVALNIRLVPGPFGFLVGLGAVGMLAAREWMGPEADAEPPTSDYDESEVSPFADDESEVSPFADDESALSPIADDDESERG; this is translated from the coding sequence ATGCGGTGCCCGGAGTGCGGCGAAGCCTCGGATGCGCGGCTGAAGTACTGCGAGAACTGCGGCGCGAAGATGCCGGAGCGGCCCCAGGCCACCGGCGCGCGTCCGGCCGTGCGCCCCTCGCGCCCCAGCCGCAAGACGGAGGAGCCGGCGTACGCGGCGGAAATCCTCGAGGAGGTGGAGGAGCGCTCGCAGGCGTACGCCGTCGGTGCCGCGCCCACGCTGGACCCGGAGGAGAAGACGGACCCCGGACAGGCCCGCGCGCCGTACGAGGGCCCGAAGTGGCTGGAGTATGTGCCGGCGCACTCGCCCACCGTGGCGGGCGTGGGGGTGCTGGCGGTGGCGCTGGTGCTGTCCATCCTCCCCTTCTTCTCCGGGCCGGGCGTGCCCGGCTCGCTGCTGGCGCTGGTGGCCGGCGCGCTGCTGGTGGCGCGCGAGCTGCGCGCGGCCGGCCAGGCGCCGGCCTTCACCGAGCGGGTGCCGGAGGTGCTGCTGCGCCCCGAGGCCATGGCGATCTCCACGGTGGTGCTGGCGGCCGTCGCCGTGCGGATGCTGGGCTTCGGGCTCACGCCACTGCTGTGGGTGGCGGGCGTGGGGCTCCTCGGCTACGACCAGTGGAAGCAGGGCCTCTTCAGCGAGGACGTCGTGGGCCGGTACTTCGAGCCGCGCCGGCTGCTGGTGATGCCCCGGCTGGCGGCGCTGGTGGGCGTGTCGGTGTGCCTGCTGTCGCTGTTCGCCTCGTGGGCGACGGTGCGCTCGGAGCTGGGGGCGCTGCCGGAGAATGCGCCGGTGCCCCAGGGCCCTCCGGAGCTGCGGGTCGCCCGCGTGATTCGCCCCACGGATGACGTGCTCTATTCGCGGGGCGGTGACGTCACGCTGCTCTCCGGCTGGGACTTGCCGGCCTCGGTGGTGCCGGCGCTGGCGCTGCTCGTCGTGCTCGCGATGCTGGCGCTGCGCCCGGAGGTGGAACGTCCGTCCTGGGCGCGCTTCGTGCCCGCGGGCGCGGTGGGCCTGAGCCTCGTCTGGGTGGCCTTGAATATCCGCCTCGTGCCCGGCCCCTTCGGCTTCCTCGTGGGCCTGGGCGCGGTGGGCATGCTCGCCGCCCGCGAGTGGATGGGCCCGGAAGCGGACGCGGAGCCACCCACCTCCGACTACGACGAGTCGGAGGTGTCGCCCTTCGCCGACGACGAATCGGAGGTGTCGCCCTTCGCCGACGATGAGTCGGCGTTGTCGCCCATCGCCGACGACGACGAGTCGGAGCGGGGGTAG
- a CDS encoding alpha/beta hydrolase family protein, giving the protein MKNVGASFLLGAFLALAWAPVAGAQSLSSFTATYSGGSGLVCGTTYNIRGQEPAATGKYPVFIYTVGTTEQYDHSSALAAVSEMAARGYVAATVEYDNATFGSCSTIDSRAKCTYDASRSTSAVGRLCARAKADCSKGIVVAGFSQGSVMAVLAKNHDARVRAAYGLGCGVQYSIYNLSSCVADGNRALPSDRLRIINGEQDVFVGPTESAVRAQNTQTTGLSCPLATSCFRSNGSGWYIIKDSQVADLQADHCYMRTGSCVGLTLDNTWRSGTAPWSLSTNLNWLTQFTTP; this is encoded by the coding sequence ATGAAGAACGTAGGCGCGAGCTTCCTTCTTGGCGCATTCCTGGCCCTGGCATGGGCCCCCGTGGCTGGAGCGCAGTCGCTGAGCAGCTTCACGGCGACGTACTCGGGCGGCAGCGGGCTGGTCTGTGGAACGACGTACAACATCCGCGGTCAAGAGCCCGCGGCGACGGGGAAGTACCCCGTGTTCATCTACACGGTGGGCACCACGGAGCAGTATGACCATTCGTCGGCGCTGGCCGCCGTGTCGGAGATGGCGGCCCGGGGCTACGTCGCGGCCACCGTCGAATATGACAACGCCACCTTCGGCTCCTGCTCCACGATTGATAGCCGCGCGAAGTGCACCTACGACGCGAGCCGGTCCACCAGCGCCGTCGGCCGGCTCTGCGCGCGGGCCAAGGCGGACTGCTCCAAGGGCATCGTGGTGGCGGGCTTCAGCCAGGGTTCCGTCATGGCCGTCCTGGCCAAGAACCATGACGCCCGCGTTCGCGCCGCCTACGGCCTGGGCTGCGGCGTCCAGTACTCCATCTACAACCTCAGCTCCTGCGTCGCGGATGGCAACCGCGCGCTGCCAAGCGACCGCCTCCGCATCATCAACGGCGAGCAGGACGTGTTCGTCGGCCCCACCGAGTCCGCGGTGCGCGCCCAGAACACGCAGACGACGGGCCTGTCCTGCCCCCTGGCGACCTCGTGCTTCCGGAGCAACGGCAGCGGCTGGTACATCATCAAGGACTCGCAGGTGGCCGACCTCCAGGCCGACCACTGCTACATGCGCACCGGCAGTTGCGTGGGCCTGACGCTGGACAACACGTGGCGCAGTGGCACCGCCCCGTGGTCGCTGAGCACCAACCTGAACTGGCTGACCCAGTTCACCACGCCGTAG